Proteins co-encoded in one Ziziphus jujuba cultivar Dongzao chromosome 9, ASM3175591v1 genomic window:
- the LOC107411232 gene encoding jasmonate-induced oxygenase 2 isoform X2 has translation MGEVDETFIQDPEHRPCLSIIEAEDIPLIDLSPIITSSSSSNPKAIKEVVKQIGSACKEWGFLQVINHGVPVETRHKLDTAVREFFKLPLEEKRKVRRDESKVMGYYDAELTKNVRDWKEVLDFVVKEPTVVPASPYPDDKEVTQWYNQWPEYPPQFREACEEYNEQVVKLGLKLMELIAMSLDLPANRFHGYFEDETSNLRINYYPPCPSPHLALGLGRHKDGGALTVLAQDDVGGLEIKRKTDGEWIRVKPIPHAFVINISNILQVWSNDRYDSVEHRALVNSEKERLSIGLSLNPAHYTLVKPLEELTDEQNPPKFRPYSWGKFMTHRKLTNFKKLNIDNIQIDQLRILE, from the exons ATGGGAGAAGTCGATGAAACTTTCATCCAAGACCCCGAGCACAGGCCATGCCTCTCCATCATCGAAGCCGAAGACATTCCATTGATCGACCTCTCACCCATAATAACCTCCTCTTCCTCCTCCAACCCAAAAGCCATTAAAGAAGTGGTGAAACAGATAGGCAGTGCATGCAAGGAGTGGGGATTCCTTCAAGTGATCAACCATGGAGTTCCTGTAGAAACACGTCACAAGCTCGACACCGCAGTGAGGGAGTTCTTCAAGCTTCCATTGGAGGAGAAGAGGAAAGTGAGGAGAGACGAGTCGAAGGTAATGGGTTACTATGACGCTGAGCTCACTAAGAATGTTAGAGATTGGAAAGAGGTTTTGGATTTTGTGGTGAAGGAACCCACAGTTGTGCCTGCTTCTCCTTATCCGGACGACAAAGAAGTCACGCAGTGGTACAATCAATGGCCTGAATATCCTCCTCAATTccg gGAAGCATGTGAAGAATATAATGAACAAGTGGTCAAATTGGGTTTGAAGTTGATGGAGCTCATTGCTATGAGCTTGGACCTTCCAGCAAACAGGTTCCATGGATACTTTGAAGATGAAACCAGCAATCTTAGAATCAATTACTATCCACCATGTCCATCTCCTCACCTAGCTCTTGGACTTGGTCGCCACAAGGATGGTGGTGCTTTAACAGTGCTAGCTCAAGACGATGTTGGGGGATTGGAAATCAAACGTAAAACTGATGGAGAGTGGATTCGTGTTAAACCTATCCCACATGCTTTTGTCATCAATATTTCCAATATACTTCAG GTTTGGAGCAACGACAGATATGATAGCGTGGAGCACAGGGCGCTGGTGAACTCAGAGAAGGAAAGGCTTTCCATTGGACTCTCTCTGAACCCTGCACACTACACTCTGGTCAAGCCCTTGGAGGAGTTAACCGACGAGCAAAATCCTCCTAAATTTAGGCCATACAGCTGGGGCAAGTTTATGACTCATAGGAAGCTCACTAATTTTAAGAAACTCAATATTGATAACATCCAAATTGACCAGTTGAGGATTCTAGAGTAA
- the LOC107411232 gene encoding jasmonate-induced oxygenase 2 isoform X1, whose protein sequence is MGEVDETFIQDPEHRPCLSIIEAEDIPLIDLSPIITSSSSSNPKAIKEVVKQIGSACKEWGFLQVINHGVPVETRHKLDTAVREFFKLPLEEKRKVRRDESKVMGYYDAELTKNVRDWKEVLDFVVKEPTVVPASPYPDDKEVTQWYNQWPEYPPQFREACEEYNEQVVKLGLKLMELIAMSLDLPANRFHGYFEDETSNLRINYYPPCPSPHLALGLGRHKDGGALTVLAQDDVGGLEIKRKTDGEWIRVKPIPHAFVINISNILQTFKVWSNDRYDSVEHRALVNSEKERLSIGLSLNPAHYTLVKPLEELTDEQNPPKFRPYSWGKFMTHRKLTNFKKLNIDNIQIDQLRILE, encoded by the exons ATGGGAGAAGTCGATGAAACTTTCATCCAAGACCCCGAGCACAGGCCATGCCTCTCCATCATCGAAGCCGAAGACATTCCATTGATCGACCTCTCACCCATAATAACCTCCTCTTCCTCCTCCAACCCAAAAGCCATTAAAGAAGTGGTGAAACAGATAGGCAGTGCATGCAAGGAGTGGGGATTCCTTCAAGTGATCAACCATGGAGTTCCTGTAGAAACACGTCACAAGCTCGACACCGCAGTGAGGGAGTTCTTCAAGCTTCCATTGGAGGAGAAGAGGAAAGTGAGGAGAGACGAGTCGAAGGTAATGGGTTACTATGACGCTGAGCTCACTAAGAATGTTAGAGATTGGAAAGAGGTTTTGGATTTTGTGGTGAAGGAACCCACAGTTGTGCCTGCTTCTCCTTATCCGGACGACAAAGAAGTCACGCAGTGGTACAATCAATGGCCTGAATATCCTCCTCAATTccg gGAAGCATGTGAAGAATATAATGAACAAGTGGTCAAATTGGGTTTGAAGTTGATGGAGCTCATTGCTATGAGCTTGGACCTTCCAGCAAACAGGTTCCATGGATACTTTGAAGATGAAACCAGCAATCTTAGAATCAATTACTATCCACCATGTCCATCTCCTCACCTAGCTCTTGGACTTGGTCGCCACAAGGATGGTGGTGCTTTAACAGTGCTAGCTCAAGACGATGTTGGGGGATTGGAAATCAAACGTAAAACTGATGGAGAGTGGATTCGTGTTAAACCTATCCCACATGCTTTTGTCATCAATATTTCCAATATACTTCAG ACTTTTAAGGTTTGGAGCAACGACAGATATGATAGCGTGGAGCACAGGGCGCTGGTGAACTCAGAGAAGGAAAGGCTTTCCATTGGACTCTCTCTGAACCCTGCACACTACACTCTGGTCAAGCCCTTGGAGGAGTTAACCGACGAGCAAAATCCTCCTAAATTTAGGCCATACAGCTGGGGCAAGTTTATGACTCATAGGAAGCTCACTAATTTTAAGAAACTCAATATTGATAACATCCAAATTGACCAGTTGAGGATTCTAGAGTAA